In Vigna unguiculata cultivar IT97K-499-35 chromosome 3, ASM411807v1, whole genome shotgun sequence, a single genomic region encodes these proteins:
- the LOC114176178 gene encoding uncharacterized protein At4g15545 isoform X1: protein MAAESGGSANFDLPEEMMQVLPSDPFHQLDVARKITSIALSTRVNALESELSTLRTQIADKDNLIADLQSQIDSLDASLSETADKLLLAEQDKESLLQENASLSNTVKKLNRDVSKLEVFRKTLMQSLQEEDDNSGGAPDIVAKIQNQSNFTSTSQFGDNDAPLAPSISSSTGNSLVEEPESDAAPRPRVPQNLLLASQGSTPRITPPGSPPSLSASVSPTRTSKPVSPRRHSVSFSTTRGMFDDRSSVFSSTSLTQASISTSDAGTGSQTGRTRVDGKEFFRQVRNRLSYEQFGAFLANVKELNAHKQTKEETLRKADEIFGPENNDLYNVFEGLINRNVH, encoded by the exons ATGGCGGCGGAATCGGGTGGTAGTGCAAACTTCGACCTTCCCGAGGAGATGATGCAAGTGCTACCGTCCGATCCCTTCCACCAGCTCGATGTGGCTCGCAAAATAACTTCCATTGCTCTGTCGACACGTGTCAACGCCCTCGAATCAGAGCTGTCCACACTTCGCACTCAGATCGCCGACAAAGACAACCTCATCGCCGACCTTCAGTCTCAAATCGACTCCCTCGATGCCTCCCTGTCCGAAACCGCCGACAAACTCCTCCTCGCCGAACAAGATAAG GAGAGCTTACTGCAGGAGAATGCTTCGCTTTCCAACACTGTCAAAAAGCTCAATCGAGATGTCTCCAAG TTAGAGGTTTTCAGAAAGACGCTTATGCAATCACTTCAGGAAGAGGATGATAATTCT GGAGGAGCTCCAGACATTGTTGCTAAAATACAGAaccaatcaaattttacttccACGTCACAGTTTGGAG ACAATGACGCACCATTGGCACCGTCTATATCTTCTTCAACAGGAAATTCTTTGGTCGAAGAACCTGAATCTGATG CAGCACCAAGACCTAGAGTACCTCAGAACCTTCTCTTAGCATCTCAAGGTTCCACCCCTCGGATTACTCCCCCTGGTTCCCCTCCTAGTCTGTCTGCATCAGTATCACCTAcgagaacatccaaacctgtaTCTCCAAGGCGACATTCAGTTTCCTTTTCAACCACAAGAGGCATGTTTGATGATAGGTCTTCGGTGTTTTCCTCCACTTCCTTAACTCAAGCCTCAATATCAACCTCTGATGCAGGAACAGGATCACAAACCG GACGAACACGGGTGGATGGAAAAGAGTTCTTTCGCCAAGTCAG GAACCGTTTGTCTTATGAACAATTTGGTGCATTCTTGGCAAATGTTAAAGAATTAAACGCccataaacaaacaaaagag GAGACACTACGGAAAGCTGATGAAATTTTTGGGCCTGAAAACAATGATCTGTACAATGTATTTGAAGGATTGATTAATCGCAATGTCCATTGA
- the LOC114176178 gene encoding uncharacterized protein At4g15545 isoform X2, translating into MAAESGGSANFDLPEEMMQVLPSDPFHQLDVARKITSIALSTRVNALESELSTLRTQIADKDNLIADLQSQIDSLDASLSETADKLLLAEQDKESLLQENASLSNTVKKLNRDVSKLEVFRKTLMQSLQEEDDNSGGAPDIVAKIQNQSNFTSTSQFGDNDAPLAPSISSSTGNSLVEEPESDAPRPRVPQNLLLASQGSTPRITPPGSPPSLSASVSPTRTSKPVSPRRHSVSFSTTRGMFDDRSSVFSSTSLTQASISTSDAGTGSQTGRTRVDGKEFFRQVRNRLSYEQFGAFLANVKELNAHKQTKEETLRKADEIFGPENNDLYNVFEGLINRNVH; encoded by the exons ATGGCGGCGGAATCGGGTGGTAGTGCAAACTTCGACCTTCCCGAGGAGATGATGCAAGTGCTACCGTCCGATCCCTTCCACCAGCTCGATGTGGCTCGCAAAATAACTTCCATTGCTCTGTCGACACGTGTCAACGCCCTCGAATCAGAGCTGTCCACACTTCGCACTCAGATCGCCGACAAAGACAACCTCATCGCCGACCTTCAGTCTCAAATCGACTCCCTCGATGCCTCCCTGTCCGAAACCGCCGACAAACTCCTCCTCGCCGAACAAGATAAG GAGAGCTTACTGCAGGAGAATGCTTCGCTTTCCAACACTGTCAAAAAGCTCAATCGAGATGTCTCCAAG TTAGAGGTTTTCAGAAAGACGCTTATGCAATCACTTCAGGAAGAGGATGATAATTCT GGAGGAGCTCCAGACATTGTTGCTAAAATACAGAaccaatcaaattttacttccACGTCACAGTTTGGAG ACAATGACGCACCATTGGCACCGTCTATATCTTCTTCAACAGGAAATTCTTTGGTCGAAGAACCTGAATCTGATG CACCAAGACCTAGAGTACCTCAGAACCTTCTCTTAGCATCTCAAGGTTCCACCCCTCGGATTACTCCCCCTGGTTCCCCTCCTAGTCTGTCTGCATCAGTATCACCTAcgagaacatccaaacctgtaTCTCCAAGGCGACATTCAGTTTCCTTTTCAACCACAAGAGGCATGTTTGATGATAGGTCTTCGGTGTTTTCCTCCACTTCCTTAACTCAAGCCTCAATATCAACCTCTGATGCAGGAACAGGATCACAAACCG GACGAACACGGGTGGATGGAAAAGAGTTCTTTCGCCAAGTCAG GAACCGTTTGTCTTATGAACAATTTGGTGCATTCTTGGCAAATGTTAAAGAATTAAACGCccataaacaaacaaaagag GAGACACTACGGAAAGCTGATGAAATTTTTGGGCCTGAAAACAATGATCTGTACAATGTATTTGAAGGATTGATTAATCGCAATGTCCATTGA